The Glycine soja cultivar W05 chromosome 15, ASM419377v2, whole genome shotgun sequence region ttagaattttttttgttttctgaattTTGGTTATTCTGTTTGTTGAAGGCAGTGATAATCATTCATTCATTCGTCAATGATACTAGTGTATAGGCTGGGCTAAGAATGCCTTTCTGAACTCTTACATATGAATTTGCCTTGATGGCCATATAATTATAAGGGTAAATATTCCTGAAAGTGTGAGGTGATGACAATTTGAtcctgaaagataaaaaaatttcagattAGTTTTCAAATGtataaaaagtgcaacaaattcATCTTGCTGTTAAATTTGTGAGAACATTTTATCACCAAGTTATAATAATATTCAAAGATCAATTTGACACCAAGTTGTAAAGTTTAGGTGTCAATTTGTCTTTAAATTATCTGCATGAttaatttatagtatttttcatatttagggactaaatttgaattttctgtCATTCATGAATCATTTTGTCATTGCCTCACTTTCAGGCACTAAATTTGATGTTTACCCTAATTATAATTCACTTAATAAACTGGCTTGATTTGATATCTTACAACTTATTGCAGGCTTGCCATTAGCAGATGCTCCCAAAAAGATTAGTGGAGTTCACAAGCGCTGTTGGAGGTACATACCAAATGTAGTAAAAGCATTAGAAAGCTCAACAAACTTAACGAGCTCAACAGACAGTGGCTTAAAAGTTGAAACTGAAGCAAGTTGATGCTTTCTAGTGACTTTGGGTATTTAGGTCATCGACATTATACCATGCCTTAGAGTTGATTTTCAATCGGCATTGTTGTTTTCGACTATGGTTGCATTTTTTAGTCGACCATGAAATGTGCTCTGAGGGAGTAATCTAGTTGGATTTGGTTCTTTCTTTGTGTTTGTCTTTGACCCATATTTTCGAAGTTGGTATTACCATCTTCAAGAAACATAACGAAACGAGGATTTGAGAATCAAAGTCGGACTCGTGAACAGGGTAGGTATAAATTGTTGCTTATAAATACAATTATAAGCCGTCTAACTGTGTTATCCGAAGAGCGTGTGCCTGAAGATGGTGTGGTAGGTAGTTATATTTAGTTTCGTGTTTCAAATTTTACAGCATTCACATCCAAAACGTAATTTCTCAATCTTCAACGAGTTTTTAAACACACTAATGAACATGCGtaacaagaaaatatttgagaaaAAGAACTTGCCAAATCTAGAAACAATTAAGTTTAGcccttaaacttttttaaaatttaggttTTAGTATTTCAAGTCTCAACAAAACTTTGATCGCTTTGAACACATTTCCAACATtcattttttggtaaaataaaacGCACTCCCTATTTTCTAATTTCCACCAAATCACATTCTCAGATGAAAAATTGCTCAAAAACTACACAGGCAGAATTTTAGTAGGAAAGTGAATGAAAAATTCAAttgttcaaaatcaaaatcattcaaAGTAAAACcatattcaaaaattaatttttcaatcaaaCCAACTTATTTGTTAACAATTTGGTCTATCCATTTCTTTTTGTGGCAACCAAGTTATTGGTGCCTAATATTCTTTGACTTTTTTTAATAGCTAATCGATGTTGGAAAATATGACTAATCAATAGGtggatttttttcttccaactaTGCTTTTTCTGTCCCTAAGTCAAGAAATCAAGACTCTACTTAAGCGTATCAAACTTAGTTTTACTTAGATCAACAAGTAGTTGATTTCAGTTTACCGATTTTGAAAATCATGTTAAAATTAgtctaaaattgaatttttttgaaagttttgGATTGACTCTTATCAAGTTTTAATGATGTTACattctcaaaattcaaatttaactaAGGATTATTAGTGAAGTTAGAATTGTTTTCAATATAAGCACTTAGTGAAAAGAGTTTAATTGATTCAGCTGAGCATTATGCGTGAATTATTGTAAATGTTGTGGTAGCCGAGTTTGATTCCCCTTAATATAAGCACTTAGTGAATTTGATAATGGTATGAGATTATTGCGGACATGGGGAGAGTGGTAATCAGATAAGGAATCCAAGTGAAGTGGGCAATTCAATTCATGGCCATTCTAACAGTAGGTTGATCCGATCCGATGATGTAATTTAACAATCAATAACAGTGTTTCTTGTCTATTTGTTGTCATGTGTGTGTTAGTTGTTATTGTTTATTTGCTctgttattgtttatttttaatatttgaaaaaatcgccgatgtttttttatgtgttactgagcattttcaattaatgatattttgataataaaataaaataaatgcttCTTTTGTCTGATGTCTCACGTTTGCTGCTACTTCTTTCCTTTcctttcaaaacctttttccatTTGCATTCTCCAATCCTCCCGTGGGACGCTGCTGTGTGAAGTTATGCATGCATGATATTGGAGACACTAGTCGTTACATCACATTGCTTTCTTCATTTCCTTTCCTATCTATCTCACTGTTGTTTTACCTTTTCCATTGTATTGTATCTATACTAATAACATGGCATTTCCTCTGTCCTTTCCCTTTCAATGTCAATTTCTCAAATCCAAGATATCATTACCCATGCCATGACCATCCCTGTGCACTTTTATTTCCTTGCTTGTAAAGAGAACATAATTATTACTCTAACTGAAACcctaatattttcataaattaatatatttatgtaaacttttaaaaagttttgttTACGTGTATTTAGGACATATgtcaagaaataaataaaaatattaattgaaaactaacaatatttaaaaacttgaaaataagaaatatttattaatttctcacGTATAATTGTCTCTCCTCTTTATatgttctctctctctatattaaCATATTGTTACTATGTTGAATTCTAACTTAGGCATTACACTCTTTACAAAATGGTTGCCACCTTCATGTACTTTCCCAAATCGACGATAACAACATCCTCGTCATCATCCGATTTTGAGAGAATTTCtactttcttgttttgtgtagttCATCAACTGTGTATGCAAGGCGCTGGTTTTGTTACCTTATGAAGAACATGGTACAAGAAGCACTGGGAGACGCCATGCAAGCTCAATCAGTATCCCCCACATGGCCAACTGCATTCTATCTTCAAGCAGTGGCCCTCTTCAGCCTCGGGATGGACCATGATGCAGAGGAAAGTCTTAAAGATGGCACAACACtggaaaccagaaaacataGAAATTGAAGTgtacatagtttttttttccttctttttcttccctttcaTTTCTCAAGGAAATGTTACAAGCATTAGCTGTATGTATCTTAATTTGTCTGTCCATTATTTCCTTCAACAGTTTTCAAACTCTTGTTGTCTATGCCTCCTAGgattttgttttcataaaaaaaaaagctgtgAAATTGCTCTggttcatataaaaatattatatacaataacttaaacattcaatattcagttagtaatatttatttatttactaaaaaatattaatataaaagaaaattcaaatttatacaaataatacaaattgattttgattttctatCAGGTGATCAAGTCtaaattaattagataaaagttaaattgataaataataaaatcctcaattaattattgattggataacaagacaaaaaaaatatattattaaatacaataaatgTGAAACAAGATGTTATCGGTGCCCTTGTTTTAGGCGGAAaagttttatctctttttttctgCCTGAAAAGTTTTATCTCTCTACCAACAACCTTTTAAAATAGGTTAATGAATTTAGCTAGGcaagtttaagttttttttttttttaaattttggttggatgtaagttttttttttcatttttaatctacGTAAGTTAtgtgttttcaattttagtttttgtaattttttttttattttaatttttttatgttttttcaattttaatacattaaaatatgaacttacaagttacaagaattaaaaataaaaaaaataaatcttaaaaaaagattaaaattaaaaaaacatgaacttttaaaaactaaaaatcaacaattttttttacaagggacaaaattaaaaaactgcaaactactaaaataaataaataaatttactacgaccaaaattaaaaagaccCAAATTTATATCAACTAAATTCACATTTATGCCTATAGAATATAAACGATTATTCCTAAGGGAGATGGGATGCGATGAGTTTAGTGATGTTGTCTTGTCTGATAGTTCAAGTGTCATGATAcaaatcttgttttttttaattatccacttaattcaagtagttttcaatcttatatcttttagttcctttaattaataattaaattttttagtatttaaagtttatattttaattctcaaaaaaatctttgttaaaattatttaatgtcatGGGTTAAAAGATTTTGACGgagttaaaatataaactttagagactaaaaagttCACTTATTAAATTTCGGAGACTAAAATATCCAAATATTAACTAAAGgaactaaaaatgataaatttgaaaACCATCCTTAAGAttaaacctatttttttttatccaaagaaATTAATCTCAATTAATTGAACTAAATTTCCTTGATTCATGGTTCATATCTTGTGACTCCGCTTTGCTGAATTCTAAGACAATTTGATGTTATTATAGTTCAAGTATTTATTATGACAATCAGTGGTACATGTACATGTATGGACTGATAAACGAAGCACTGCACGTTTAGCTTATCATAAAATCAAGATGAtactatttttcttcaaatatgtAAAGGCACTTGTTTTAAATGGTACTCCCCtccttttcatttatattttcatgtttaagaTTATTAgacatgaattaaaaaatatttaatagaattaTATTTGAACTAAATATccttatttaatatcttaattttCTATGCCTTTGCCTGCCCCACTAGTAGTAACAATTAAAACGGATatatttgagagaaaaatattaatcaaaatttgaaattctaaaacatcaactgttttggagagaaaaaaaaaagctaaaacaaaaaaatgggaaGGAGTAACGATCAAATTTAACACTATCATCTTATGGAAATTATCTCCATCCTTCGACACTAATCCAAATCTAATAGATTTATAGAAGAACTTTGGATCAAGTACGTAGATGAATCTAAATGAGCATCACTAAAGGATATGGATCCCAATTgtattcatatataataagtcCACATCTACAATTTACAATCTAACCACATGTCCAATTGTCCATGGATGATCCCGAAATCATCCGTAAGAGATAAGGAACATAATATATGCCTAACAATGCCAACAACACCAACTTCCACCAGCAGAGATTAAATACTAGAATTTAAAACACTGGGATGTATATTTTTGCAAATCACATGAAATAGTACTTCAAACTGCAGCGATGTCCTATAACTGCACGTCCCCCATCacatacaaaatataataataccaTTAAAATATGCAGGAGGATCATCTCATCATGACGACAATGAGCATAACAGCATCTCAGGGCATGAAACTTAAAGACAACAAATCTAGATCTTATCAAGTTTCTCAACCTTGACAGCCGGATTCGCTTTAGCTATGGCATCCCTTGCAGCAGTGTGGTAATCAAATGGGCAATTATGCTTGTCTGAGTAGCGATGTACAGAACAGAAAAGGTTACCACATCGACAATTAAATCCTGTCAAACCAACCCGCTTATTGCAGTTGCTGCATCGTTTTGGACCATCCTTGGGCTTTGCCTCATCACTCTCCTCTGAACCTGAAGCAACTAAAGGTTGTGCGGGGATAATTTTAGGCTCTATTGAATTGACTGAAACATCCACACTGGTAGCAATGGCAGGTTCATTTCCACTGCTGCTTGATGACCCATTCATAATATTCCCAATGGATGATGCTACAAGCCCTGCCTGCTCCTGTTTCAGCATCATGTCTTTGTGGCACTTAGAACACATGTTCATGGTAGCTGCACTTCCAAAAAATCCGCAGTTGGTGATGCACAATATAGGACCTTCTGGGGGAGCTTCGCATCCAGTCTTGTCATGGTCCATCTTTTTTTCAACTTTCCTGTAccaaagaaatttaaatactaAACTGTCAGAATATAAAGTCATAGCTAATTTAAGAACAAATGTCATTTCTGAGCATACACAGTGTCCAATGTATATTTAGCATACATACTAGCAACCCTTCTTGATACTTTGTGTGTAAATATGGCAAATCAAGCTAGTTGATAAATGTGCTCTTAAGCAAGAAACACATATCGAGCTTTGTTTAACTCTCTAAGCATGCATATCCGAAAGCTcacataaacaaacaaaatccCAAATGCCCAAGGTTCAAATCTTAATTCtaggcaaaataaaaaaaaatggaaattctTCATAAATAGCAAGAAATCAAGTTAAGAGTATGTTAGGTATGTTGGAATCGAGAATTCATTGTGTCATGGTGGGAGGAAATGATTTTGTGTGTTTCCTAAACAGGCATTTAGCATATGTCAGTGAATACTACCAAACAAGCTCAATGTTATAAGATAATGCAGAACAGTCCCCTAAGCTTATTCCTAATCCTAGACAGTCCCGTTCTCAAAAAAGTATCACTTTGGATTGCATATATGATTCCTCTGCCCATACTTGTGCTCATACAACTGTTTTAGATCACAAACCTTCTCAAATTATACACAAACAGAAATTATTCATTAACCAGAATAGATTGTTCATTCATGTAACCAATAGTGCTAGCTCTGCCACAAATGACAAAACAACTATctccaacaaaataaaaaacattggaAAAACATGAATTCCAGGGAAACACGGAAACATTAAACGACATGAACCTATCATATGAGCACATGGTTGTCGAGTCCCTGCACtgaaaattcaataaacatattaaaaaatgaatatggCAATCCTACTTGTCTACCCTTAGTACATATCTCATATCTGCATGCATAACTGATAATATCCATTTTTCCACCCAACCAAAATTCATATTCCTTAAAaaacattggaaaaaaaattcaaacctgAACAAATGATTTTGAACGCAACAACAGAAACGAAAATAAAATCTGCGAACATTACAAGACACAATCTAACCTGATAggcaggaaaaaaaataattaaaaaaatccgcGAAACGAAAGCTTCAGGCCGAATAGCATCGAATAAAAACCCTGCATacagaaaacagaaaaacagattaattataaaaaaaaatgacaaaccgATAAAAGtcgaaaaaaattgataaaaaggCCACGGAACCCTAACCCTAATAGATTTGGGATCAACgaggggagagagagagaggtgttGTCAGTCTCTCTATCTTTCTCGCTTCTATATTACAAAATGAACGCTATTTCATGATTGGTGGCGACGTGTGAAGTTATTCTTGAGTCTTGACAGACAAACATTCATTTGAGACAAGTTTCAACACACACAACATTATTGCGTCTTCTGATGTATACACTCAATTAATCGACTCTTTtcgtcaaaaataaaaatatgtacactTATTTAGTCGATTACATCGTCAACTTAATTGGTTAAGTTTGGTCAAATTTAACTTAATTGATTAACGTTACTTTTATAACtttctaaaaaaacaattcCTCTCATTCCATCCAAATCAAACAACTTTCATCTATTTTTCTTAAACTAAACAATTTAACTTTCATCTATTTTAACTCCCTTTGTTGCTTCACTTGCTTTATCTCCACGCAGttctcaaattaattaaaatatcataaatactACCCatccattattttattaaaatcatttaacctatttttttaagCACAATTTGATAAATGAAAAGTTTTTACTTTCTAGATAATTTTAAAGGAAGAAATTATGATTTTCATATTtgatatgtaattaattttaaaaaattatcagaaaattattatgattcttataaattaattttaatttatttttctgaaaaaatatttccaaaaaaGAGAGACATGAATCTAACCTTTCAAAgcagaattttttttagttacataagaatatttaattttttagataatatattaacactaaacaaacatattttatatattctttcaaatgtcatcatattccttgaaaatgaaaaaattctcCCCACTAAATGttcgtaatatttttttaatattttatttcatatacagttaatgtaaaaatatttaacgtTATTACTTGTAAAATGATCATTATTATAATGAataaattctatatatatatatatatatatattatcatttgtgattacagagtttttttttacaacttctgttTGTTTCcaacaattattatattttagaaaCGAAGTGACGATTTTGGCGGAAAAACTCAAAAAGTTTTCGCGAGCAATGACGTttctattgattaaaaaaatgttttatactaCTAGCCATGAACCCTgcataaaacaaaatgaaaaaaaagtaaaagtaaacattaatttatttaacataaaaaataaaaataaaaataggtagTTGGTTGTTCTTGGGTAAGGTAAGGGCGAGAGAGTCCAGTGAGTGAGTGTTAGCGGTTCTGGAAATTGATTGAGTCGAAAAGAACCCTAACATAAAATGGATTCTCAGGTTGCCGTAGCTCTTGCTCTTTCACTTGTTGGTGGTGTCAGCACTTCTATCGGTACACTTCTCTGCTCTTTATTTCACTTACATAGCTTcaacattttcaatttcaattttgaccCTCTCTTGGATTACTATTTCAAttgcttatttttatatttatgccaGCTCCATCTCTTGATGAAAGCTTATCATCACTTATTCGttatctatttatcttttgaattATAGTATTTCCGTTCAGTTTTTGTGTGTTTATAAGCTGTCGTTGTGAAACAGGTGCACTTTTTGTAATTGTTAATAAAACACCCAGTTTGAAGATGCTTGGGCTATTACAGGTAGTTTTAGTTGGTcaggaattttatttatttatttattttaatttatgagaatGCATTGATTCAGTTAGAATCATTCTGTCCCTCTCTTTAGTCAAATGTGATGAAATGTATTCTATTTGTTGGTTTGCTTGCTCAATTCTGTTTTCTTAAACTGTTTCATTGCATGAAGGGTTTTGCTGCTGGTTTGATGCTTAGCATATCGTTCTTTGATTTGGCCCACAATGCTTTGAACTCACTGGGCTTCTTGAAAGGAAACCTTTGGGTAGGCTGCGCACTTCAGCTATCATAAAGAAGTCATCTAACTGCAATGTTTTTCTTTCGTATCATCTTCTCTCGTGTTAGTTCTGACCAAATGTTCCATCTTCTCATTCATGTAGTTTTTTGCCGGGGTAATATTCTTTGCTGTTGTTGCCAGTTTTATCCCAGAGCCAACACTTACTCCCACTTCTGATGTGAAGGGCAGAAAGGTTTTAACGAACTTGTTCTTACAAATAACTGCTACCTCTGTATTGTTGCTTTTGCAAAGTGGCATTGGAGCTGCTATGTATAATATCTACATAGATATAAATTTTTGATAGACGTAATGACATGtttgaaattagaaaaatgGGGATGAAGGAGACAAGGATATTATGAAAAAGCATCGTCGGCAAGTTTTATTCAGTGGAATTGTTACAGCTGTAGGTATGGTTGTCTGGGTACTTTGAAACCTAACATTTTTCTTACAATGTGGCTCTTTTTGCAACAGAAGATTATGAATATATTagagaaatattaatattaaatttcttttgacTTTTCTAGGAGTTTTGTATTCAAGAGTTAAAAATTCCTTGTTAATTAAAGACTTGAGCAACTTcaattctcatttttctttgtttctttgagttctgttttttttcttcttttttgttcttttcctaGGCATAAGTTTGCACAATTTTCCAGAAGGAATGGCAGTGTTCCTTGGATCCTTAAAGGTACCCATGAACCTATTGATGTGCTTATGGATCTGcaacattattattaattgttgaAGCATTACTTATATTGTATCCACCCTGATATGCTTGTTAATAATGGCACTTCAATTTGATGTTTGTGACATGCTTTTTCAACAGGGCCTCCGTGTTGGCCTCAATTTAGCATTAGCCATTGCTCTGCACAATATCCCAGAGGTATAATTTTTCATCTTGTGATGTAACCTGTTCACTCTACAAGTCTACgcacattaattatatttgagtgGGGCAATTAATAATGATGGAAAACCACTGTTCCTTAAAATCCTTGATGCTTTCTtgtctctattttttatttttatttttattgttcattattttgagtttGACACTTTTTTCTCCTGGAATAGTATTCCGtcaaaacacatttaaaaatgCTCTACAGTTCTTATTGTAATTTAACAACCTTCTGTCTTCTAGGGTGTTGCTGTTGCACTTCCTGTTTATTTTGCGACACAAAGGTAATGACTTTAAGGGCTCCTGTTGGTTCTAGTATTTGTAGCACTTAGAGATGACAAATGACTTTTAATAGCTATTCAAGCGTAAAGGGTTTATGATCAATTGCTACTGTGTCTGAAATTTGCATATGAAATATTGAACTCAGcaatgacacacacacacacataatcaGGCAGATTGTGGCAAATATGTTCTCAGTGGCTCTGAGTAGGTGATATTGGAATTGTTATCTCAATAGTTTGTGCTATAGAGGGTTGCTGATGTATATGATCAGTTGTTCACCATTTTATTAGTGGTAGTAGTGTGTGATGGTGACAATGGAAATGATAGCTAGCTATTGTGTGAAGCAAAGCCTTTAAATTTATGGCCATGATACTATTGTTTCACTgtggaagtttttttttgttcactTCTGCTGCAACAGAAAGAGATTAACACTAAAGAAAAGAATCTTGATCCTGTTTTGGGTTTGAATGCTGGTacctatacaaataaaaataaatgcttATGAAAATCTAGTTACAAGATGTAATGATGCATACATTTGCAAATTTTGATACTTGATGTCattcttttgttatataataataGCTCCTGGAATAATTAGTTAACCTTAAATCTTGTTTTTTGTTGCTATGTTAAATGAAGTTGTGCaagtaattatgtaaaattgaataataaccTTTTTATTCTGGATGTGTCCTAGTAAATGGCAGGCATTCAAATTAGCATCACTTTCTGGCTTTGCTGAACCCCTGGGAGTTATAATCGTAGGTATATCATCTGTTTTATGTTGTTTTGTGCAATagagtttaattttctttttaaagaagCCGAAAGAAATCATTGGCAGTGATGTGatattataagtttataacaATGATGAAGCATGACATGCTTCAATATTAGGGTCAGGTAATATATGCATTACCCAGCTCAAGTTTTCAACCTCACCCATTAAATCTCTATCTCTACTATAGAGTTGGTGTTTATGGTTTAATTATGtagattcattatttttttgacacTCAAGATTTCTTAGATATGTGTGAATTACGAAGTCGAGCTTAGTGTgatgatttttttctctctcactgTAGCCTATCTATTCCCTAGCAGCTTAAGTCCTGAGATT contains the following coding sequences:
- the LOC114388569 gene encoding zinc finger A20 and AN1 domain-containing stress-associated protein 8-like; the protein is MDHDKTGCEAPPEGPILCITNCGFFGSAATMNMCSKCHKDMMLKQEQAGLVASSIGNIMNGSSSSSGNEPAIATSVDVSVNSIEPKIIPAQPLVASGSEESDEAKPKDGPKRCSNCNKRVGLTGFNCRCGNLFCSVHRYSDKHNCPFDYHTAARDAIAKANPAVKVEKLDKI
- the LOC114388636 gene encoding zinc transporter ZTP29-like isoform X4; this encodes MDSQVAVALALSLVGGVSTSIGALFVIVNKTPSLKMLGLLQGFAAGLMLSISFFDLAHNALNSLGFLKGNLWFFAGVIFFAVVASFIPEPTLTPTSDVKGRKKNGDEGDKDIMKKHRRQVLFSGIVTAVGISLHNFPEGMAVFLGSLKGLRVGLNLALAIALHNIPEGVAVALPVYFATQSKWQAFKLASLSGFAEPLGVIIVAYLFPSSLSPEILEGLLGSVGGVMAFLTLHEMLPLAFDYAGQKQSVKAVFLGMAFMSASLYFLSISLPEDLSL
- the LOC114388636 gene encoding zinc transporter ZTP29-like isoform X2; the encoded protein is MDSQVAVALALSLVGGVSTSIGALFVIVNKTPSLKMLGLLQGFAAGLMLSISFFDLAHNALNSLGFLKGNLWFFAGVIFFAVVASFIPEPTLTPTSDVKGRKKNGDEGDKDIMKKHRRQVLFSGIVTAVGISLHNFPEGMAVFLGSLKGLRVGLNLALAIALHNIPEGVAVALPVYFATQSKWQAFKLASLSGFAEPLGVIIVAYLFPSSLSPEILEGLLGSVGGVMAFLTLHEMLPLAFDYAGQKQSVKAVFLGMAFMSASLYFLSISLPEDLSFKVPSEGVSHSVQGQ
- the LOC114388636 gene encoding zinc transporter ZTP29-like isoform X1 is translated as MDSQVAVALALSLVGGVSTSIGALFVIVNKTPSLKMLGLLQGFAAGLMLSISFFDLAHNALNSLGFLKGNLWFFAGVIFFAVVASFIPEPTLTPTSDVKGRKKNGDEGDKDIMKKHRRQVLFSGIVTAVGISLHNFPEGMAVFLGSLKGLRVGLNLALAIALHNIPEGVAVALPVYFATQSKWQAFKLASLSGFAEPLGVIIVAYLFPSSLSPEILEGLLGSVGGVMAFLTLHEMLPLAFDYAGQKQSVKAVFLGMAFMSASLYFLSISLPEDLSFIHRSKVPSEGVSHSVQGQ
- the LOC114388636 gene encoding zinc transporter ZTP29-like isoform X3 codes for the protein MDSQVAVALALSLVGGVSTSIGALFVIVNKTPSLKMLGLLQGFAAGLMLSISFFDLAHNALNSLGFLKGNLWFFAGVIFFAVVASFIPEPTLTPTSDVKGRKKNGDEGDKDIMKKHRRQVLFSGIVTAVGISLHNFPEGMAVFLGSLKGLRVGLNLALAIALHNIPEGVAVALPVYFATQSKWQAFKLASLSGFAEPLGVIIVAYLFPSSLSPEILEGLLGSVGGVMAFLTLHEMLPLAFDYAGQKQSVKAVFLGMAFMSASIHRSKVPSEGVSHSVQGQ